AGCAAGACACTGACTCATGAATTTCAATTATGCTATTGTATTTTATCAGTCTGCTAGAGCTCTAccaatttgttattattttcaaacaaatgactttcagatttactttttttctctactctttttctatttttgcttgcatttgatttctgatttaatccttattttctttctttggtgtgTTTGGGGTttattgctcttctttttctagtttcttaagataAAGTTTATACCATTTGAGACCTTtctcttttgttaaaaaaagtAGGCATCTAGTGTTATAATTCTCCCAATTAGTACTGCTTGAATCCTTTGAGAAGAGGGGTGATAAGGAATAGTGAATGAAAACTTCTTTCTGGGGCTCCTTAGAAAATCTACTGGAATTCTTGGACAGACCTGATCCCAGATTGAATCAGTTCTATGGAAATGGCTAATAGAGGATATAACTGTTTCCATACTTAGCCCTTAAAATCTATCCTTTGCTTTTATATTAACCACAAAGTCTTGATTCACTTAATTTTGAATAAATATGACTATTTTTGGCTTTCATTACGGAAAAAGTATGATTGAGAACTCAGTTTACACATGTAGACCGCCAGACAGAAATTTGATTTAATTATATGTGCAATAACAACAGTGTGTTGGGGATCCCCAAGCCTCCCCCCAAGACAGTTTCAGTAATTCTCTAGGAGACTCACAGGACTCAGCATGCACTCATACTCACAGATGTGATTTATTATAGTGAAAGGGTACAAAAGAAAATCAGCAGAGGGGAAAGGTCGTGGGGAAAAGTCTGGAGGAAACCAGACTCAGGCTTCCAGGGATCTTCTCCCAGTGGGGTTGCGCAGGGTGTGCTTCACTTCGCCCCTCAGCACTGAACTGTTGATGATGCGCGTGAAATGTTGTCTATCAAGAAAGTTGAAGGTATACAGCTTCTGCCAAGCAGGTACCAAAATTCCAGAGTCCCTGAAGGAGAGCAGGTGATCAGTACGAACCACGGTGCCTGTACAAACAGCTTAGGCACTCTCTGAGCCACTCCTCTTATCAGTTAGGGAACTGGGGGATCCCTTCCCAAATCTAGGTTCAATTGCCAGCCAGGGGCCACCCATGCAAGCAGGCCTTTCAAAGGATAACTGCCTCAGGCTTGCTATGTTAACTCTTGTCTTCTGCACAAGCATAACCCTGTCAAATCAATTGGATTTAATTTTCAAAGTAGTAACTTGAAATATAACATGGCCACCTGGGATTACAAGCTTTCTATAACTAAGCAATCATATGGTACAGCAAAACTTGCTCTTAACAatccaaatttgtttttattaaattccaTGTCCTTACTAATTCTACCTTACAATTTTTTTCCAATCCTGTGAGTAGTGAGAGATGTGGTCAAATATGaactcagacaaaaaaaaaaagagtaacacCTGAAAGACCCTGAGGGGGATTGCCTTCAGGAGTGCAGTCAGCCCCAGACTCTGAAAAGATAATAGTAAGAAGTGATTAGCTTCAACCTGAGAGGCCACTGGGGTTGAATTCATAATGCCACTTCTGAGTGAATCTTCATTTTCTCaacagtaaaatgggaatgataaaatCTGCTTCTATTCACCACCTCATGGGATTGTTACAAGTTTAAAATAGCATAAGGGGTGTGAAAGCACTTTAGGGAATGCCAAGTCCTCCATAAACATACAGTTACTGTTCTCAAAAAACTATGAAGCTTTATCTGTTCTACATCCCAgagacatttatatttaataggGATATGAGGTctaaaataaaggtattttcttGAGAAGAAAGACTTAAATCGTACCATTAAGCCATTCCAAACTGTGTGACTACTCCACTTGTGGTGATTCCGGATAGACAGAGGTGATGGGTGACGTTGATGGTGACAGCGAGGGGTTAGGTTCAGGgtccagggttagggttagggtgggGTTCTTCGTAAGGTAACTAAATCCCAGGACAGCTGTGCTCATGCGCCCAGTGTTACATGGAAGGCCACCTTCAAAGTAAGGGACAGAATGGTGTTCTATTGACTTGCAGCCCAGTGCTTCATGGGAAATAATGTGACAGTTACTTTTCTATAAATGTTCACCATGTGCCAGGAACTTTCTTGAGCCCTTTCTTATAAATCTCCTTTAAAAGATAAGTGTCACTCTATTTTCTGACACAGTTGCCTCCCTACATGTGGAGGTGGGATTAAACACCCTGAATCCTGGCTCTGATTTCAGTGTCCACTCCCTTCAGAGCCCCCATGTGTAATCCCATCCACACCCAATGGCTTCCATACCCACCCACTTACACGACTCCCAGGTCTAGTGTCTGAAGGACTGTTGGTGTTCAACCAAGCCTTTCTGAATCAATAAATAGCTTCGGCAAACATTGAAAAAGTAATTGTGTGTCTTCTCCTCAAATGAAACTCAAAGCTATACTTGataagtgcttttttaaaaaagttcagaTGATAAATTCTTACTGAAATTCAAGCTTATCTCTGCCACCAAAGTTCCTTTCTTCGGACATTTTAACTACTGCTCCTTCTGACAGCACAGGTGACGTAAGGCCTCAAGGGCCACATGGCCACTTGTCTgctcattttagttatttttttgtttgtttctctcttgaacttccctgctttatttttaaaattttgtaagtcAATTTAAATTCTTGATGAAAACAAGGAGTGGGAGTGGATGAACcagttaactttattttttactttactgATAATAACTTACTgctcatatatttaaataaaaattttcttctaCAAAGACCAAAGGGGGGTAAGCATTAATTTATAAATACTATAGTAGATATaccttatttttaactgtttggTGTCCTTTTCCCCTTCATCTGGTGAGAGTACCTTGAATTTCCTTTGGGAAACAGTTTTTCCCATTGCTTCAGATAGTGACTCCCCCCCCAGCTCAAGAGTACAGCATGTGACTCTGGACTGGCCACTTACTGTAATTCTAGGTCTCTGGTTGTATGATGGCCTAAGCTGGTTCAATCAAAAGTAATTCCAGCCTTTACAGGAGCAATTCTGTTCCCCGGCATCGTGCTCTCAATGATAAGTATATATTGCCCCTGGATACTTTCTTCCCTATTGGAACTGACCATGCAAGACATGGGCCTGAATCTACTAGCAGCCATCTTTCACCAGGTGAAACCAGAGGATAAAGACAATCCAGCCAAGAAGAGAGAGATGAGGAAAGTCAGGATCTAGATGATATGTGAACACCTGGATCAAACTGGACTTGAAACCAGGTATGCCTGGACTTTACAGTCACATGAGTCAATGAATCCCATTTTTTGTTTAAGCCAGTTTAAATCGGATTTTCTATCACTTGCTACTACAAGAGCCTTAAGAGATCCAACGAttatttattgtgtgtgtgtgtagctcttACATGTACTATGTGTTGGCACATTGAGGAGAAGAATTATCAGGAAATAAGTATAAAGAGAACTGCAATTCCTACTGGCAGCGGCAGGCAACAGTTTCCAGTATAGGGAGGCTACTGATGAAAGACAAGGCTCATCACTAGTAAAATGCAGTGTTTAGGATTGAATGCTCCTCAAGGGCAAAGACAGTGACTGCCAGAGGAGGCTGTGtttctagtttattttattttattttatatgcacacctatgtttattattgctttattttcaaatagccaagatatggaagcaatccaagtttccatcaacagatgaatggataaaaaagatgtggtacatcttgGAATATTATTggaatatatacaatggaatattattcagccataaaaaaggaaatcctggcacttgcgacaacatggatggacctagagggtattatgttgtgtgaaataagccaggcaaagaaagacaaatgccctATGATTTCACatttatatggaatctaaaaacaaaacaaaatgaacaaaacagcagtagactcagacactgagacagGTTGGAGTGGGCAGATGGGgttggtgagggggataaagaggcacaaattctcaatcataatatacatTGGCCACTGAGATGGAAATGCAATGTGAAGAATATaaccagtggttctgtaacatcttcttttTTCATGCAAAAGGTTTCATGTATGTATTACTGAACAAACAGACTAGTGCAGaagcacagaaacaaaaaaaatcacttcccCAATAAAACACACCCAGTTTCCCAGATACTAGCAGTGTTTACAGAGTGAGATGGTAAGAGCATGTGACTTTGATACAGCATAAATAGGTGTGCCATCTTATGCATGACTCCTTAAAGACCCAGCTTGGTTCTTCTCCAGTGTCTCCTCTTGGGGCTGTACCGGATTTTATTACCAGTTTTCATCCGAATCCACTGGGGAATGGGAcgattctgcttttgtttcttggcCAGGAATCGCTTGATCCTGAAAGTCTTGTGAGAAGACATGGTGAGGAATAGAGTCAACAGCAGATACTACAATGGCTATATTTGCTGAAACAAGAATTTCACTGTTGTATGTCTGGAGGACAGACAACTCCACTTTGAAATGGTCTTCTTGCCACTAATAAAAATATCCTTCTTCCTGTAAAGATCAGTCTTCTCTCCAGAGCACACGATGGGTGGACAGCTGGGCTCGTGTCtcagaacccagcaggaagaagtgGTGGAAGTGGAGTTTGTGAGAATTAGTGCAGGCGCCAGTGGTGTGCTGTGCATGCGTTCATTTCTAGTTGTTTTAACAGCAGTACAGAAGCCACAAAATGGGGGAAGCTGGATCAGAGGATCAGGTTGACAGATTCTTAAACACAGCATAATCACACACCTTACAGGAAGCAACTGGGAATCTGCGTGCTCCTGATGTAGCACAACCGGATAGATGACCCTGGCCACTCCCTCCTTGCAGCTGCTTCTATTTCCAGGCTAACTTGTCTAGAGGTGGGTCATCAATAAACAAGTATTGATCAACTAGTTCATAGCGACAAAGGACACTGAGAGTCAATAgcagtcaataaataaataatgagatCTGGTCTAGGATTTTCTGTGCTTATTCCTGTCTTTCTGCTTTCTCTCCTCGAATCTCTTCCTGTTTATTTGCTGTTCCTATTTCCCAGGCATGATTTGGCCCCTCAGAAGAATAATCATTTGACAGGAGATTGTGTTTCACAGTTCTTGTAGTTTTCCTGTGTGTCTTAAGAGGTGGTCTGAGAAGTCCTGAAACTGACAAAAAAACAGTGGGCATTCACATCTAAACATTTTCTAAGTGATATCAGAGACCCCACATGACTTTTTAAAGAACATCTTACATGCAGTCTTTAAGGATGTGGATGGAAGGGTAGGTGATACggagatttctctttttttcatgtggTCACAGAAGACATTTAGCAGCTCAGATTTAAAGATGGCAACTGTAACATTTTTTATTGGTGCTCTGGAATGTTTCCATGTGAAGTCTGCAACAGCACTGATGATGTCATCGGCAACTCCAGTTTTTTCCAgaatttcctgaaaaaaaattttttttaactgatgaaAAGAAGTTTCAGCTGGTGTTGGTCTTTTAGCAAATGCAGGTCTTGGTGCTGAGAAGGAAGCAGCTCCTGACGGCCAGGGACTGAGCTGGCCCTTGTAGCTGAGGCTTGGTGTTCTCTGGCTGAACACAGTTTCAAAGAACTTCATCAAATGTGACCACTCTGTTACCAGGATGAATTAAGGCAAACACAACACCACTGCCTAATCATGTCCCACCACAGACAAAACCGTGGACAGCACCCAAACCACAAAATGGCCAAACATCCCATATCTTGATTAATATGAGCAACTGCTGCTGCATTAATCACAGCTGTAGTGACACTCATCTCTCCTTCTAGATAACATACCCAGTCATAGAATTTTGTCTGCTTCCTAAAAGTACCAATCCAGACTAAAATCCTGCTTACTTGAGACGGACCCATAATCACCTAAAACAAGCTCAAATCCATTAATAAATCCTTTCTAACAAGCCTTTGCTGAAATGCTCATAGGTCCTGGCAGTGTGTGCTCCTGGGGTTCTTTAGCTGAAGGGCGCTGGCAGTGCAGAAAGGAGAACATGTGGTTTAGACACAGATCTGGGTCGTATGTCTGCCTCTCCCCtgattagctgtgtgatcttaaggAAGTCTTTCAATGCCCCTTATATTAGTTGCTAGGGCTGCCAGAACAAAGTGCCAGGGACTGGtagcttaagcaacagaaattcattttctcacactTTTGGAGGGTAGatgtctaagatcaaggtgtagattagtttcttctgaggcctctctgcaAAGTTTGTAGGTGGCCATCGTCTCCATGTGTTTTTACACAGTCTTCCCTCTGAATTTATTGGTGTTCTAATCTCCTCTTCTAacgaggacaccagtcatattggagtaAGGACCACCctgatgacttcattttaacttaattatctctttaaagaccctgtctccaaatacagccaccaCCAAAGGAGGAAACCATAAAATAAGACAACTCAGGAGGGGTGGCTATTTGCAAGGGATGATGAAGGTGGTGAGTTTGGATTCTAATATAGTTAAATTTCTGGTAACTGAAATATCTCAGTGAGATCTTAGAAAAGGCTAGAAATGATGAGTTGAGAGTCTATGAAGAAATGGTAACTGACATAATGAGAGGAAATAAAtcacccaaaaaataaataaatgaatgaatagtaagcaaaccaggaagttaggggccaaacatgaaaagatgcttagggaacataaaataaagaagaaagatggATGAAAGAGGCATAGGCCTCATAGATGGCTCACAGGGACATAAAGGTAGCCCTTCTTTGATTTACATCACTGTTGTTGTGTACTCAGCATTGAGTTCACTAACAGTAACAGTAAATCTAAAGGAATCTGGATTATTCAGAACCTTGGAATGATCAGAGGCTGCAAACCTGTTCTGATGGCCGGAAGGGAAACAGATGTGTACTGCCTCTGTCCACACTCCTCTAGAACACTGTAAACCATTTTCCTGACATTGTTTTCCCCAAGAATGTGAATTATTATCTTGCACATTAAGTGTCCACCTTGTGTAATTATAAAATCTCTGTGAGGCTGTGCAGCGGAAATGAAATGAGGGAAAGGAACCACACCCAGCACATTATTTATGGGAAGCAACAATCAcattactgagaaaagaaaatagtcaaCGTCAAAAAACGCTGTGAAGATTCCTGACCAAGTCCAGCCTCCCTTGATCCAGCTGGTTTCACTCACTGGGACTGTGACAGGCTCCTTTTCTTTACAACCAGGATTCTTTAACTCCACAACTACACTGTTGAATATTTGGGGCACTGCTCAAAAGCACTCTACCTGCATTAGCCCACTCAGTCCTCAGAACAAGGCTATGAGGTAGGCACTGTTTTCTCCATCTCACAGATTaagccgaggcacagagaggtaaggTCCAGTAGCCTATGGCtgcccaggatttgaacccaagcagtcaGTATGCAGAGCCCTTAGCTCTCACTCTCTTCTCCAGAAGAGCATGTTATGTGCTCATTCACAGGGATTAATTTTTCAAGGAGATAAAAGcagtgtgttctgtggtctgcagGTATGAAAGGGTGAAAATGTCTCTCTTCTTTAGGAGCCTGAATGCTCTTGAGCGCACAGCAATTACCAGGGCTTATATCAAGGCACTGGCCTTTGGCACCCCGAGTGAAGCAGGGTTCCAGCAGCTGGAGGAAAGGAGAGTGGGGTCCTGCTCACCCCAGCCTGCCCCCCTGGAGAGCCCCGGCTGCCTCCAGTGTCCCACCTGCTCTCCCTCCCTAGGCCCTTCCAGCTTGTCCCCGCTCACTTCCAAGGTACAGCTCGCTCTCCCCACAAATTCCTGTTAACATCCTGTGTTGATGATCAACACCGCCTTCCTCTGATCTCTCTCCAGAAATGTATTCACGCCAGAGAAAAGGTCTTAATCAGAGGAGGCCTACCAAGGCGGGAGTTTCAGGCACAATAGCAGGTCGTTATGGGAATCTGTTGTCAACCATGGGATACGGTGACTTAAAATCACACTCGTCACTGACTGTCAGTTCGGCAAGGCATGCGTCctggttttgaaggatgaatagttTATGATCACTCTTACAGGTTCCATGCTACATATAAAAAATAGATATTAGGTCTTTGGCCCTTGTTCCTGACTTAGAGTTCTGAGAATCCTCAGAATCTCGTGAGTGAGAGGTGTCTTTTATGTGCAAATGAGATGGCTCCTGGGGGCGGCAGGGCTCCAGAGCCTCAGAATCAGGCTGGTCCCCAGAAAGACCAGGCCAAGATTAGAGGATTGGAACTTCAGCTACCCCTACCTACCTCCAGGACGTCAATCACAAATGCAATGATTAAATCAATCACACCTACataatgaaacctccataaagCCCCCTCCGTGACATGGTGTGGGAA
The DNA window shown above is from Manis javanica isolate MJ-LG chromosome 3, MJ_LKY, whole genome shotgun sequence and carries:
- the LOC108407044 gene encoding large ribosomal subunit protein eL39, which gives rise to MSSHKTFRIKRFLAKKQKQNRPIPQWIRMKTGNKIRYSPKRRHWRRTKLGL